In the genome of Neisseria animaloris, one region contains:
- a CDS encoding aminoacyl-tRNA deacylase — protein MSKPDYPVTPAIRFLRDRKVDFEPCLYPYVEHGGTAHSAQCLGVPEHKVVKTIVLQNEQKKGMIVLMHGDKHISTRNLARELGMKHIEPADPKQANKWTGFLVGGTSPFGIKTALPVYVERTIWDLDVIYINGGKRGFLVAVSPQALKTLNPQDVSVATDT, from the coding sequence ATGAGCAAACCTGATTATCCCGTTACGCCGGCCATCCGTTTTTTACGCGACCGCAAGGTGGATTTTGAACCGTGTCTTTATCCTTATGTCGAACATGGCGGTACGGCGCATTCGGCGCAGTGTTTGGGTGTGCCCGAGCATAAGGTGGTTAAAACCATCGTGCTGCAAAACGAGCAGAAAAAAGGCATGATTGTGCTGATGCACGGCGACAAACACATTTCCACCCGCAATTTGGCCCGCGAGTTGGGTATGAAGCATATCGAACCGGCCGACCCGAAACAGGCGAATAAATGGACAGGCTTTTTGGTGGGCGGCACCAGCCCGTTCGGTATCAAAACGGCGCTGCCTGTATATGTGGAGCGCACGATTTGGGATTTGGATGTGATTTACATCAACGGGGGCAAACGGGGCTTTTTGGTAGCCGTATCGCCGCAAGCCCTGAAAACATTGAACCCTCAAGATGTTAGTGTCGCCACAGATACTTAG
- a CDS encoding DUF4870 family protein, giving the protein MNHEVIEHNKPAPDNLRTYTIIVYALYALSLINGITALVGVIMAYVKRDEMLGTIYYEHMQYLIKTFWWSLLGVLVGWVTLALLIGGLVWIVVSVWFIYRLVAGFIKLYDNKPVSPDGWL; this is encoded by the coding sequence ATGAACCATGAGGTTATCGAACACAATAAACCCGCCCCTGATAATCTGCGTACCTACACCATCATTGTGTATGCTCTGTATGCATTATCGCTGATCAACGGGATTACTGCGCTGGTAGGCGTGATTATGGCGTATGTGAAGCGTGATGAAATGCTGGGAACGATTTATTACGAGCACATGCAGTATTTGATTAAAACTTTCTGGTGGAGTTTGCTGGGGGTTTTGGTTGGCTGGGTAACGCTCGCCCTGCTTATCGGCGGATTGGTGTGGATTGTGGTCAGCGTTTGGTTTATTTACCGTTTGGTCGCCGGATTTATCAAGCTCTACGATAACAAGCCTGTGTCGCCGGACGGTTGGCTGTAA
- a CDS encoding DMT family transporter: MIYLLSSIFFSVFVSVLLKIARSKKIDIEQAVAVNYIAAIALTVFLLQPDLYSWKSYLPTWWLFAALGVLLPGVFVIMGKAVQHAGIVKSDAAQRLSLFLPIAASFLIFGERLSQGRVIGIALAFTALFCLLWKSDGGKKSGGFFATAALLLGVWAGYGVIDILFKQVAKSGTAFAGNLLVAFGLAAVLMFGYLFAKATKWTAAGILGGLVLGCLNFANIFTYVRAHQEMSSNPTLVFAGMNIGVIVLGTLVGALAFKEKISAVNAAGIVVAVCAIGCLFYWNVIAGWLGV, encoded by the coding sequence ATGATTTATCTCCTTTCCAGCATCTTCTTCAGCGTATTCGTATCCGTATTGCTGAAAATCGCCCGTTCCAAAAAAATCGATATCGAACAAGCCGTAGCGGTGAACTATATCGCGGCGATTGCCTTAACCGTGTTTTTACTGCAACCCGATCTTTATTCATGGAAATCTTATCTGCCGACATGGTGGCTGTTTGCCGCGCTCGGTGTGCTGCTGCCCGGCGTGTTTGTGATTATGGGCAAGGCGGTGCAGCATGCGGGCATTGTGAAATCCGATGCGGCGCAGCGGCTGTCGCTGTTTTTGCCGATTGCCGCTTCGTTTCTGATTTTCGGCGAACGGCTTTCGCAAGGCCGCGTTATCGGCATTGCGTTGGCGTTTACCGCACTATTTTGCTTGCTGTGGAAATCGGACGGCGGTAAAAAATCGGGCGGCTTTTTTGCCACCGCCGCTTTGTTGCTCGGCGTATGGGCGGGTTACGGGGTGATTGATATTCTGTTCAAACAAGTCGCCAAAAGCGGCACGGCGTTTGCAGGCAACCTGCTGGTGGCATTCGGCTTGGCTGCCGTGTTGATGTTCGGTTATCTGTTTGCCAAAGCTACCAAATGGACGGCCGCAGGCATACTCGGCGGCTTGGTTTTGGGTTGTTTGAATTTCGCCAATATTTTTACGTATGTGCGTGCCCATCAGGAAATGAGCAGCAACCCTACGTTGGTATTTGCCGGCATGAATATCGGCGTGATTGTGCTGGGCACGCTGGTGGGTGCGTTGGCGTTTAAAGAGAAAATCAGTGCGGTGAATGCGGCGGGGATTGTGGTGGCGGTGTGTGCCATTGGCTGTTTGTTTTATTGGAACGTGATTGCCGGGTGGTTGGGAGTTTAG
- a CDS encoding BCCT family transporter codes for MSSEKETPPVKRPAYFVWTSILVGCLAVMAVVNPALLTNSIADISKFFYLKFDWIVMWLPLLAFTVGMAVALSPRFGKIRLGGKDAQPEYSFMSWMNMLFTAGIGVGIVFFGPIEALWHYYHSPIGIQAANLPEYQKVENAMSLALHVWGIPAWSLYTIGGLVMAYFMYQHKTECTPAAPLQYAFKNKKWAKPLGITVTAVAIISIAMSVSSSIAMASTQISSGLQIITGMGFDTLGWKLIVLTSIAALYTAGAVLPIHKGMKLLGDVTVFLSILMLVFVFITGPTHYFLSTLVVSIGNILTQTVHHSFELYLFQNRDWMVWYPMAYWVWWVTWAPFVGVFLAKISKGRTLREFIFASILVPVGFLVIWFSVFSGFSLLDTVEGTGRLAEIANKGDYEGTFYYLLNMLPLSGFTKPLTVVLFLGFVVTTVTSAAISLGIMTSSDGRRENKFRAVVWSVLMTLIGYAVIFTGKMEGIKAVGSFSGFPFVFIMYLWFAALWRQLNRDVPRPAETAPKEE; via the coding sequence ATGTCTTCCGAAAAAGAAACCCCGCCCGTCAAGCGCCCCGCTTATTTTGTGTGGACTTCCATATTGGTAGGCTGCCTTGCTGTTATGGCCGTCGTAAACCCTGCTCTACTCACCAATTCCATCGCCGATATCAGCAAATTTTTCTACCTGAAATTCGACTGGATCGTGATGTGGCTGCCGCTTTTGGCTTTTACCGTGGGGATGGCGGTGGCTCTGTCTCCCCGTTTCGGCAAAATAAGGCTGGGCGGCAAAGATGCCCAACCGGAATATTCGTTCATGTCGTGGATGAATATGCTGTTTACCGCCGGCATCGGTGTCGGCATCGTATTTTTCGGCCCCATCGAAGCGTTATGGCACTACTACCATTCCCCCATCGGCATACAGGCCGCCAATCTGCCTGAATATCAGAAAGTGGAAAACGCCATGAGCCTCGCGCTGCACGTATGGGGCATTCCGGCATGGTCGCTTTACACCATCGGCGGTTTGGTGATGGCCTATTTTATGTACCAGCATAAAACTGAATGCACACCTGCCGCCCCTTTGCAATATGCGTTCAAAAATAAAAAATGGGCCAAACCGCTGGGCATTACCGTTACCGCCGTTGCCATCATTTCCATTGCCATGTCGGTTTCGTCTTCCATCGCCATGGCTTCTACGCAAATCTCGTCAGGGTTGCAAATCATTACCGGCATGGGCTTCGATACCCTCGGTTGGAAATTGATCGTACTCACCTCCATTGCCGCACTCTATACCGCAGGCGCTGTCTTACCGATTCACAAAGGGATGAAACTGCTGGGCGATGTCACCGTTTTCCTGTCGATATTGATGCTGGTGTTTGTTTTCATTACCGGCCCCACCCATTATTTTCTCAGCACCTTAGTGGTATCCATCGGTAACATCCTCACCCAAACCGTGCACCACTCTTTCGAGCTTTACCTTTTCCAAAACCGCGATTGGATGGTGTGGTATCCGATGGCTTACTGGGTTTGGTGGGTTACTTGGGCACCGTTTGTAGGCGTGTTCCTCGCTAAAATTTCCAAAGGCCGGACGCTGCGCGAGTTTATATTCGCCTCCATACTCGTGCCGGTGGGCTTTCTTGTGATTTGGTTCTCGGTATTCTCAGGCTTCAGCTTGCTGGATACGGTGGAAGGCACGGGGCGTTTGGCCGAAATCGCCAACAAAGGCGACTATGAAGGCACGTTTTACTACCTGCTCAATATGTTGCCGCTCTCAGGCTTCACTAAACCGCTTACCGTGGTACTGTTTCTCGGCTTCGTCGTAACCACCGTAACCAGCGCCGCCATTTCATTGGGCATCATGACCAGCAGCGACGGCCGCCGTGAAAACAAATTCCGTGCCGTGGTATGGAGCGTATTGATGACGCTCATCGGCTACGCAGTGATTTTTACCGGCAAAATGGAAGGGATTAAGGCTGTCGGCTCGTTCTCAGGCTTTCCGTTTGTATTCATTATGTATCTGTGGTTCGCCGCATTGTGGCGGCAGCTCAACCGCGACGTACCCCGCCCCGCAGAAACCGCACCGAAGGAGGAATAA
- a CDS encoding class I SAM-dependent methyltransferase, giving the protein MDKKISANEISVLSETMLITLWAKAVENDRADALLRDEAAARMMKQIDYDFSAFAGAKMSQPGCCGRAALMDNEIKGFLAKHPDAVVVQLGAGLDARFERLGKPAVTAWYDLDLPEVIELRRQLLPEDGNHYLAESMFDESWMDTVAAHGKPVLLVLEGVLMYFDLAEVQALFAKLSHKLPGVVAVFDIVPVFAVGKAKHHDALGKMNQVGERPEFKWSVVDAGEMEKWLPGLRVEHVAYLSDCCGHRYPWIARLLYRTRWGKRNLDQRIVRIALGEAV; this is encoded by the coding sequence ATGGACAAAAAAATTTCCGCCAACGAAATCAGCGTATTGTCAGAAACCATGCTGATTACACTGTGGGCCAAAGCGGTAGAAAACGACCGCGCCGATGCGCTGCTGCGGGACGAGGCGGCCGCGCGCATGATGAAGCAGATCGACTACGATTTCAGCGCGTTTGCCGGAGCGAAGATGTCGCAGCCCGGCTGCTGCGGGCGTGCCGCTTTGATGGATAATGAAATCAAAGGCTTTTTGGCGAAACACCCCGATGCCGTGGTCGTGCAGCTCGGCGCGGGGCTGGATGCGCGTTTTGAGCGTTTGGGTAAACCCGCCGTTACCGCTTGGTATGATTTGGATTTACCCGAAGTGATTGAACTGCGCCGACAACTGCTGCCGGAAGACGGCAATCATTATCTGGCTGAGTCGATGTTTGATGAAAGCTGGATGGACACGGTAGCGGCGCACGGCAAGCCCGTTTTGCTGGTGTTGGAAGGGGTGCTGATGTATTTCGACTTGGCGGAAGTGCAGGCACTTTTTGCCAAACTGTCGCACAAGCTGCCGGGCGTGGTTGCGGTATTCGATATCGTGCCGGTGTTTGCGGTCGGCAAGGCGAAGCACCATGATGCGTTGGGGAAAATGAATCAAGTCGGCGAACGCCCCGAATTCAAATGGTCGGTGGTTGATGCTGGCGAGATGGAGAAGTGGCTGCCCGGCCTGCGTGTCGAGCATGTGGCTTATTTAAGCGATTGCTGCGGCCACCGCTATCCGTGGATCGCCCGTTTACTTTACCGCACCCGCTGGGGCAAGCGGAACTTAGACCAACGGATTGTGCGTATTGCGTTGGGAGAGGCCGTCTGA
- the purM gene encoding phosphoribosylformylglycinamidine cyclo-ligase codes for MSDSLSYRDAGVDIDAGDQLVENIKPFAKRTMRPEVLGGLGGFGALVEIGKKYQNPVLVSGTDGVGTKLKLAFDWDKHDTVGIDLVAMSVNDILVQGAEPLFFLDYFACGKLDVARATDVIKGIAQGCEESGCALIGGETAEMPGMYPEGEYDLAGFAVGVVEKDQVINGRSIVPGDIVLGLASNGAHSNGYSLVRKIIEHDQPDLDAPFDGSKTLRQAIIAPTRLYVKPILAALKQFTIKGMAHITGGGITENIPRVLPENTVAQIDAKAWEMPKLFQWLQQAGNVAQQEMYRTFNCGIGMVVIVAKEDADAVQKFLADQGETVYRLGEIRARNGDEHQTQVA; via the coding sequence ATGAGCGATTCATTGAGCTACCGCGACGCAGGCGTAGACATCGACGCAGGCGACCAACTCGTTGAAAACATCAAACCTTTTGCCAAACGCACCATGCGCCCCGAAGTATTGGGCGGTTTGGGCGGCTTCGGCGCACTGGTGGAAATCGGCAAAAAATACCAAAATCCCGTGCTCGTTTCCGGCACCGACGGCGTAGGCACCAAACTGAAACTGGCTTTCGACTGGGACAAACACGACACCGTCGGCATCGACCTCGTGGCCATGAGCGTGAACGACATTCTGGTGCAAGGCGCAGAGCCGCTGTTTTTCCTCGACTACTTCGCCTGCGGCAAACTCGATGTTGCCCGCGCCACCGACGTGATTAAAGGTATCGCCCAAGGCTGTGAAGAATCCGGCTGCGCCCTCATCGGCGGCGAAACCGCCGAAATGCCCGGCATGTATCCCGAAGGCGAATACGACTTGGCCGGTTTCGCCGTGGGCGTAGTGGAAAAAGACCAAGTTATCAACGGCCGCAGCATCGTACCCGGCGACATCGTGCTGGGCTTGGCTTCCAACGGCGCACATTCCAACGGCTATTCGCTGGTACGCAAAATCATCGAACACGACCAACCCGATTTGGACGCACCGTTTGACGGCAGCAAAACCCTGCGCCAAGCCATCATCGCGCCTACCCGCCTGTATGTAAAACCGATTCTCGCCGCGCTGAAACAGTTCACCATCAAAGGCATGGCGCACATCACCGGCGGCGGCATCACCGAAAACATACCGCGCGTGCTGCCCGAAAACACCGTTGCCCAAATCGACGCCAAAGCATGGGAAATGCCCAAGCTGTTCCAATGGCTGCAACAAGCGGGCAACGTGGCACAACAGGAAATGTACCGCACCTTCAACTGCGGCATCGGCATGGTGGTCATCGTCGCCAAAGAAGATGCCGACGCAGTGCAGAAATTCTTGGCCGATCAAGGCGAAACCGTTTACCGCTTGGGCGAAATCCGAGCGCGCAACGGCGACGAACATCAAACCCAAGTGGCCTAA
- a CDS encoding AI-2E family transporter, with translation MYQKKKRGAKPWIIMGLVLALLVWLLYALGDILTPFIVAAVLAYILNPLVEKLRHKGVKRGLASMLVMIFSLLVLLALVLIIVPMLINQFNNIVMRLPQMIYFVQNKLLPWLNDIAGEHIKIDTQTMVAWLQAHTGQLNNTFQKLAPTLMRQSGNVVMGVTNLMLLPFLLYYFLLDWQRWSHGIRALMPRRFIDTYMRVSGNMDKVLSEFLRGQLMVMLIMGLIYGIGLMFTGLDSGFAIGMIAGILVFVPYLGAFTGLLLATLAALLQFGSWQGLLMVWAVFGVGQFLESFFITPKIVGDRIGLSPFWVIFSLMAFGQLMGFVGMLVGLPLAAVTLVLLREGADMYFKSRFYKHK, from the coding sequence ATGTATCAAAAGAAAAAACGCGGAGCCAAACCGTGGATTATTATGGGTTTGGTGTTGGCATTGCTGGTATGGCTGCTGTATGCGCTCGGCGACATCCTCACGCCTTTTATTGTGGCGGCGGTGTTGGCTTATATTCTGAACCCGCTGGTGGAGAAGCTGCGTCATAAGGGTGTGAAGCGCGGGCTGGCTTCGATGCTGGTAATGATTTTCTCGCTGCTGGTGCTGTTGGCTTTGGTGTTGATTATCGTACCGATGCTGATTAACCAGTTCAACAATATTGTGATGCGGTTGCCGCAAATGATTTATTTTGTGCAAAACAAACTGCTGCCGTGGTTGAATGATATTGCGGGCGAGCATATTAAAATCGACACGCAAACGATGGTGGCGTGGCTTCAGGCGCATACCGGACAATTGAACAATACTTTTCAGAAGCTGGCACCGACTTTGATGCGGCAAAGCGGCAATGTGGTGATGGGTGTTACCAATTTGATGTTGCTGCCCTTTCTGCTGTATTACTTTTTGCTCGACTGGCAACGCTGGTCGCACGGCATCCGTGCTTTGATGCCCCGTCGTTTTATCGATACCTATATGCGCGTCAGCGGCAATATGGATAAGGTGTTGAGCGAGTTTTTGCGCGGGCAGTTGATGGTAATGCTGATTATGGGTTTGATTTACGGTATAGGGCTGATGTTTACCGGTTTGGATTCAGGTTTTGCCATCGGTATGATTGCCGGAATTTTGGTGTTTGTACCGTATCTGGGCGCGTTTACCGGCCTGCTGTTGGCTACGCTGGCGGCGTTGCTGCAATTCGGCTCGTGGCAAGGGTTGCTGATGGTGTGGGCGGTATTCGGTGTAGGGCAGTTTTTGGAAAGTTTTTTCATCACGCCGAAAATCGTCGGCGACCGTATCGGCCTTTCGCCTTTCTGGGTGATTTTTTCATTGATGGCGTTCGGGCAGTTGATGGGATTTGTCGGCATGCTGGTGGGTTTGCCGTTGGCTGCCGTAACTCTGGTATTGCTGCGCGAGGGTGCAGATATGTATTTCAAGAGCCGATTTTATAAGCATAAATAG
- a CDS encoding SDR family NAD(P)-dependent oxidoreductase, whose product MNTKIIISGHSGGLGRALAEHYLKKGCAVLGLARRQVDLRPSEKLLQHAIDLGDSKAIIHLLSDGLLDNFIDGADEIILINNAAVVAPNAVAGMQNPVEIAAAVSLNVTAPLLLSNHLIARKPAHSFLKIVHIGSGAGRNAYAGWSVYGATKAALDHHARCIAAEQHADIKTVCIAPGVVDTDMQAEIRAAEAGVFPMLRQFQDLKTQGGLSSAADTAARIAAMIAGEDFGSETLDDIRRH is encoded by the coding sequence ATGAATACCAAAATCATCATCAGCGGACACAGCGGCGGCTTGGGGCGTGCACTGGCAGAGCATTATTTGAAGAAAGGTTGCGCTGTTTTAGGTTTGGCACGGCGACAGGTCGATTTGAGGCCGTCTGAAAAGCTGTTGCAGCATGCTATTGATTTGGGCGACAGTAAAGCAATAATCCACTTGCTTTCAGACGGCCTGTTGGATAACTTTATCGACGGTGCGGATGAAATCATTTTAATCAATAATGCCGCCGTAGTTGCTCCGAATGCCGTGGCAGGTATGCAAAACCCGGTGGAAATCGCCGCCGCCGTATCGTTAAACGTTACCGCACCGCTGTTGCTCTCCAATCACTTGATAGCAAGAAAACCCGCACACAGCTTTTTGAAGATCGTGCACATCGGCAGCGGAGCCGGACGGAACGCCTATGCGGGTTGGAGTGTTTACGGCGCAACCAAAGCGGCCTTAGACCATCATGCCCGCTGTATTGCTGCCGAACAACACGCCGATATAAAAACCGTCTGCATCGCTCCGGGCGTGGTGGATACCGATATGCAGGCGGAAATCCGTGCTGCCGAAGCAGGGGTTTTCCCGATGTTGCGGCAGTTTCAAGACTTAAAAACACAAGGCGGCTTGAGCAGCGCGGCCGATACTGCCGCCCGCATCGCCGCGATGATTGCCGGTGAGGATTTCGGCAGCGAAACATTGGATGACATACGGCGGCATTGA
- a CDS encoding Smr/MutS family protein — translation MTHDFQSTLKALGKQAKKEAQARAEAEAEERKQAAQEVDFAKEMGGVTPLKNTNRYTPPQDTAPIKPRKNDEAGLEASDYFYVSDGGFNEPPASFSKNGQGKNDIRRLQSGHWPVVADVDLHGYTQEQAQEVLSEFIEFTKKRGVCGEIIHGSGLGSSGYEPVLKTLVRRWLMAHPDVLAYVEPHKGNDGAVRILLKRNRTHED, via the coding sequence ATGACCCACGATTTCCAGTCCACTTTAAAGGCTTTGGGCAAACAGGCTAAAAAAGAAGCGCAGGCACGTGCGGAAGCCGAAGCGGAGGAACGCAAACAGGCTGCTCAAGAAGTAGATTTCGCCAAAGAAATGGGTGGCGTAACACCGTTGAAGAACACCAATCGTTATACTCCGCCGCAGGATACTGCGCCGATCAAGCCGCGCAAGAATGACGAAGCAGGCTTGGAGGCCAGCGATTATTTTTATGTCAGCGACGGCGGTTTCAACGAGCCGCCCGCATCGTTCAGTAAAAACGGACAAGGTAAAAATGACATCCGCCGCCTGCAAAGCGGTCATTGGCCGGTAGTGGCTGATGTGGATTTGCACGGTTATACGCAAGAGCAGGCACAGGAAGTGTTGAGCGAGTTTATCGAGTTCACCAAAAAACGCGGCGTGTGCGGTGAAATCATACACGGCAGCGGCCTCGGGTCGTCGGGCTACGAACCCGTGCTGAAAACTTTGGTAAGGCGTTGGCTGATGGCGCATCCCGACGTGCTGGCCTATGTGGAACCGCATAAAGGCAACGACGGAGCGGTGAGGATTCTGCTCAAACGCAACCGCACGCACGAAGACTAA
- the aceE gene encoding pyruvate dehydrogenase (acetyl-transferring), homodimeric type, whose translation MSAQIQDVDPIETQEWLDALSSVLESEGTERAHYLLEQLVKYTRRRGVHMPFDATTAYLNTIPVGKEQKSPGNHDLEHRIRAAIRWNAAAMVLRAGKKDLELGGHIASFQSSATLYDVGFNHFWKAKGDGEEGDMIFIQGHVSPGIYARAFVEGRLTEAQLDNFRQEVEGEGLSSYPHPHLMPDFWQFPTVSMGLGPLMAIYQARFLKYLESRGLSKTKGRKVWVFCGDGEMDEPESQGAISLAAREGLDNLIFVINCNLQRLDGPVRGNGKIIQELEGNFRGAGWNVLKVIWGRRWDNLLAADTNNALKQRMNECLDGDYQTYKSKDGAYVREHFFNTPELKAMVASMSDDEIWALNRGGHDPHKVYAAYYEAVNNAGGRPTVILAKTIKGYGMGSAGEGQNVAHQAKKMDVESLKKFRTRFGIPVSDEQIESGDLPYYRFPEDSEEMKYLRERRNALGGYLPQRNPNNEALSVPELSAFDAQLQTSGDREFSTTMAFVRILSTLLKDKQIGKRIVPIVPDESRTFGMEGMFRQYGIWNPKGQQYTPQDKDQLMFYKESTDGQILQEGINEPGAMADWIAAATSYANNRYAMIPFYIYYSMFGFQRVGDLAWAAGDMHARGFLVGGTAGRTTLNGEGLQHEDGHSHIQADLIPNCLSYDPTFQYELAVIIQDGLRRMYVEQEDVFYYLTVMNENYAHPAMPQRKGIEEEILKGMYLFREGAKSDKKVQLMGSGVILNEVIKAADMLKADFGVEADVWSVPSFNLLHRDAIEVERYNRLHPMEENKLPFVAQQLQGHEGPVIASTDYIRSFADRIRAHIPNDYHVLGTDGFGRSDSRANLRDFFEVDSRHVAVAALSALADQGKIEKAIVQQAIEKYGIKTDTAPSWKR comes from the coding sequence ATGTCCGCTCAAATTCAAGATGTTGATCCGATTGAAACCCAGGAATGGCTGGATGCTTTAAGCTCGGTTTTGGAAAGCGAAGGTACCGAACGTGCCCATTACCTGCTGGAACAATTGGTTAAATATACCCGCCGCCGCGGCGTACACATGCCGTTCGATGCTACCACGGCTTATTTGAATACCATTCCCGTTGGTAAAGAACAAAAATCACCCGGCAATCACGATTTGGAGCACCGTATCCGTGCTGCTATCCGTTGGAATGCCGCAGCTATGGTATTGCGTGCAGGTAAAAAAGATTTGGAATTGGGCGGCCATATTGCTTCTTTCCAATCTTCCGCCACTTTGTATGATGTCGGCTTCAACCATTTCTGGAAAGCCAAAGGCGACGGCGAAGAGGGCGATATGATCTTCATTCAAGGCCACGTTTCACCGGGTATTTACGCCCGCGCTTTCGTAGAAGGCCGTCTGACCGAAGCTCAACTCGACAATTTCCGCCAAGAAGTGGAAGGCGAAGGTCTGTCTTCTTACCCGCATCCCCACTTGATGCCTGATTTCTGGCAGTTCCCCACTGTATCTATGGGCTTGGGCCCGTTGATGGCCATTTACCAAGCCCGTTTCCTGAAGTATCTGGAATCACGCGGCTTGAGCAAAACCAAAGGCCGCAAAGTATGGGTGTTCTGTGGCGACGGCGAAATGGACGAACCGGAAAGCCAAGGCGCAATTTCACTGGCCGCCCGCGAAGGTTTGGACAACCTGATTTTCGTGATTAACTGTAACTTGCAACGCTTGGACGGCCCAGTGCGCGGAAACGGCAAAATCATTCAAGAGTTGGAAGGTAACTTCCGCGGCGCAGGTTGGAACGTGTTGAAAGTAATTTGGGGCCGCCGTTGGGACAATCTGCTGGCTGCCGATACCAATAATGCCTTGAAACAACGCATGAACGAATGTTTGGACGGCGATTACCAAACTTATAAATCTAAAGACGGTGCCTATGTGCGCGAGCATTTCTTCAATACGCCTGAGCTGAAAGCCATGGTGGCCAGCATGTCGGACGACGAAATCTGGGCGCTGAACCGCGGTGGTCATGACCCGCACAAAGTTTATGCTGCGTATTACGAAGCGGTAAACAATGCCGGTGGCCGTCCGACCGTGATTTTGGCCAAAACCATTAAAGGTTACGGCATGGGATCTGCCGGCGAAGGTCAAAACGTCGCCCACCAAGCCAAAAAAATGGACGTGGAATCACTCAAAAAATTCCGTACCCGTTTCGGTATTCCGGTAAGCGACGAGCAAATAGAAAGCGGCGATTTGCCTTACTACCGCTTCCCCGAAGACAGCGAAGAAATGAAATATCTGCGCGAACGCCGCAATGCTTTGGGCGGTTACCTACCCCAACGCAACCCCAACAACGAAGCATTATCCGTGCCTGAACTGAGTGCATTTGATGCACAACTGCAAACTAGTGGTGACCGCGAGTTCTCCACCACTATGGCGTTCGTGCGTATTCTTTCCACTTTGCTGAAAGACAAGCAAATCGGTAAACGTATTGTGCCTATCGTACCTGATGAAAGCCGCACTTTCGGTATGGAAGGCATGTTCCGCCAATACGGTATTTGGAACCCTAAAGGCCAACAATATACTCCTCAAGATAAAGACCAATTAATGTTCTATAAAGAATCTACTGATGGTCAAATTCTGCAGGAAGGTATTAACGAGCCGGGCGCGATGGCCGACTGGATTGCCGCTGCAACCAGCTATGCCAACAACCGTTACGCTATGATTCCGTTCTACATTTACTACTCAATGTTCGGCTTCCAACGCGTAGGCGATTTGGCTTGGGCGGCAGGCGACATGCACGCACGCGGCTTCTTGGTAGGCGGTACCGCAGGCCGCACCACGCTGAACGGCGAAGGTTTGCAGCACGAAGACGGCCACAGCCACATTCAAGCCGATTTGATTCCGAACTGCTTGTCTTACGATCCGACTTTCCAATACGAATTGGCAGTGATTATCCAAGACGGTTTGCGCCGCATGTATGTGGAACAAGAAGACGTGTTCTACTACTTGACCGTGATGAACGAAAACTATGCCCACCCCGCCATGCCGCAACGCAAAGGCATCGAAGAAGAAATTCTGAAGGGTATGTATTTGTTCCGCGAAGGCGCGAAGAGCGACAAGAAAGTTCAGTTGATGGGTTCGGGTGTGATTCTGAACGAAGTCATCAAAGCTGCTGATATGCTGAAAGCTGATTTCGGCGTAGAAGCCGATGTTTGGTCCGTACCTTCATTCAACCTGCTGCACCGCGATGCCATCGAAGTTGAGCGTTACAACCGCCTGCACCCGATGGAAGAAAACAAATTGCCGTTTGTTGCCCAGCAGCTGCAAGGACATGAAGGCCCGGTAATTGCTTCTACCGATTACATCCGCAGCTTTGCCGACCGCATCCGCGCCCACATCCCCAACGATTACCACGTTTTGGGTACCGACGGTTTCGGCCGCAGTGATTCACGCGCCAACCTGCGCGACTTCTTCGAGGTGGATAGCCGCCATGTTGCCGTTGCCGCACTGAGCGCACTGGCCGACCAAGGCAAGATTGAGAAAGCGATTGTGCAACAAGCCATCGAGAAATACGGCATCAAAACCGATACTGCACCGAGCTGGAAGCGGTAA